The Moorena producens PAL-8-15-08-1 genomic interval GATTAAACTCTTCCGCAATAGGTCCATATTCAGGTCTGGAGCTGTCATCGAACAAAACGACATCTGGCATTTTAATTATATCCAGATTGCTGGTTACTCCAGATAAATTGAAGACGTTGTCAGTAGGATTAAACCCAATCACAAGCACACTACGAGTTTCACGGGTTTGAGGATTTTTCCAGAGGCCATAGTCCATATATATCCCACTAATTGATTTGACCCCATCAAATGCAATACTTTGATACAACCTGCGACTAGGAAAACTTTTCAGAGCGAGTATTGATTGCGACTGGGGACTAATCAAAAAAATGTCACCCTGTAAGCTATTATGTAGTCTCACATTACTTTCAAACAAAGCATCCCGAAAACCCATTTGCATAAACATTAAAATATCGGCAAAAGCAATTCCTGCCAGTGCCACCAGCAAACGCATTTTTTCATGGGTCAATTGTAACCATGCTAAAGGTATTTTCATGATTAATAGTTACTATTTAATGACCATTTTTGAATTCAAAATTAAAAATTAAAAATGAATAGCCTTATACTTTGTAAGTGTTTCCACCGGATACAAGCCCACGAATTAATTTATAGGTTAGTTTTTAATTTTGAATTGATAATTTTTAATTGGAGCAAAGCGATTGACTAATTACTAATAACTATTTTTACGATGACTTGGGAGTTAGTTAAATCAGCAACTGTTTTGCTGTCTTCTGGATTGAGACGAATATCTACTTCGACAACTCTGGCATCTACGTCAGCGGCTGGATCAGTGTCAAGAACATCCTGTTTGTCAATTTGTTGCCCAATTCTAACTACACTGCCATTGAGCTTACCTTCAAATGCCTTGCTTTCACTAATAATAGTTACTTTCTGTCCTAGCTTGACTTTACCAATATCACTTTCGTAGACTTCAGCAACAACCATCATTTGGTCAGTTTGCCCTAGTTCAACAATTCCCTTTTCTTGATCTACGGTTTCTCCTGGATAAGTGTTAATTTTCAAAATTTGACTATCTAGTGGAGAATGGACGTAAGCAAATTTTAATTCTGCTTCGGCTTGCTTGACTTGTGCCATAGCCATTTCTAGCTCCGCTTCAGCTTGTCTAATATCTACTAGACGTACTTCTTTTATCTCTTCGAGGGTAGCTTTAGCTTCGTTAATCTGTGCTTCTACCACAGCTAGGGTCTGGTTGCGGTTGACAATAGCTTCTTTGAGTTGTTCCCTGAGGGTGCTTATAGTTTGGGTGCGGTTGGCTATGGCTTCACTGACGCTCTCTTGGGCAGTTTCTACGTTTAGGCGGCGGCTGTCCAATTCGGAAATTGCGATCGCACCGTCTCGTTCTAACTGGTCATAGCGCTGAAAATCTGCTTGCACATTCCTTAACTGAGCCTCTAATCGCCTGACTGTGGCATCTTTCTCTTGTTGTGTTTCTTGCAGCTGAGTCTGTAAACGGTCAATGCGAGTTTGTAGCGCCTCCTTCTGCCCCCGATACTCTGCCTCTAGTCGTTTAATCTTAGCGTCCTGAGCAGCAATGGTTCCACTTTTAGCACCGGCTTTGACTTTCTCCAAGTTCGCACGGCTTACTTTAACCTCCGCTTTCGCCCGTTCTAAATCCGCTTGTAAGCGATCGCGATTTTCCATGATGGCAATTAATTGATTGGCACCTACTTTATCCCCTTCCTTAACCAGCAACTGAGCCACCCTTGGTGCTTGAAAAGTCGTTGGAGCAGCTAATTGAATAACTTCCCCCTCAGGTTCGAGACGTCCTAGAGCAGTTACAGCTCGGATAGCTGGGGTTGTAATGGGGGATGGCACTGGTTCTGGCGGGCGCTCACGGACCATTTCCAAACTGTATCGGCTAGCGGCCACAGTTGCCAGAATCCCAACACCAGCCAGTACAATCACCCAACGGCTGAGGGGCTTTGATAATCCCTGATCTTTTATCCCAATCTTTGGCTCCATGACTTCTCCGGTTAAATCAACTTCTGTCGGTTATATGAGCCATAACTATCTATTGTGTGCCATATTATATGGCTCCTTACTATTTAATTTATCATAAGGGAAATACAATTACGAGCACCGCTAACAGATTTTTTGAGCAATCCCTCATTACTGGGTCAGCTGAAATTCAGCAGATTGCATAGCAGGGGTTCCCGCTCGCAACTTTGCTAAAAGTTTAACGAAGGTTTTCTTTTCTGCGCCAGTCAGGTGAGCCATCAAACCTGTCACCCGATTAAAGTGGTCGGGAAGCATTTGCTTCAAGAACTGCCAACCGTTTGGAGTCAGCTGAACCATCAGCATCCGTCGGTCATCTGGGTGGGGCTGGCGTTTAACTAACCCTTGACGTTCGAGACCATCGAGCAGACCTGTGATTGTCCCACGAGTAACACCAGCCTGTTGAGCACATTCGGAAGGAGTCAAGCCTAACGAACCCGCTTTGTGTAATAACATGAGTACAGTAAACTTACCGATTGATAACTCGTAGCGACCCATATGAGTGTCAATCGCTTCGTAGATTTCAGTGGTAGTTTTCAGGAACGACAGACAAGTAAACACTGATGCTATATCTAGCTCAGGGTACTGTCTCGCCATATTTAGTAGTTCCTGCTCTGAGGGAAGGTCACGTTTAGTGAACATAGTCTATCCCCTTAAAAAAGTTTGCCGACTTATTATTATCGTGCCTTACTATAGTATTTCTCAAATAGGTGAGGTATACAAGTTGTGGATTTTAGGCAACAGGCAACAGGCAACAGGCAACAGGCAACAGGCAACAGGCAACAGAAAAAAATCCTGTCTACTCTCTTGGTGCGCGTTCCCTAGGCGTTCGCGGAGCGGCGACCTAGGAGTTGGGAACCTCGCGCCTTGTCACACCGCCTCATTAATATGAGAACCGCTATATATCCCTGGAATTTGGCCACTCTACGTTAGGACTTAAATACGCTAAAATTCAAGCAAACTGGGTGTTTAGATTCCCTATGCTTGACACATTCTCGACTCAACTCTATCAACTCCAACAATTTGCTAATAACCTGGTTGACAGCCAACTGACTCACCTGAGCCTAGTCAGCATCGCCATCATCTTTGCGGCTGGGTTGCTGACTAGCCTAACCCCCTGTATGCTATCAATGCTACCCATCACAATGGGCTACATCGGTGGTTATGAAAATCAAGGACGCCTGCAAGCTGCTACCCAATCGGTATGGTTTGCCTTAGGCTTAGCCACAACCTTAGCGGCATTAGGAATTATCGCAGCATCTATTGGGCGAGTCTATGGTCAAATCGGTGTTGGCTTACCGATTATTGTCAGCCTAATCGCCATTATTATGGGGTTGAATTTACTAGAAGCACTACCGCTACAGTTTCCATCTTGGGGTGGTATGGATTGGATTTCCCAGGAATGGCCGAAAGGGTTACGCTCTTATCTGATTGGTTTGACCTTCGGTTTAGTCGCTTCACCTTGCAGTACACCGGTATTAGCAACGTTACTGGCTTGGGTTGTATCAACTCAAGATTTAGTGTTAGGTGGTGCCTTGCTGTTGTCTTATACAGCTGGTTATGTGGCACCCTTGATCTTGGCAGGTACGTTTACTGCTTCAATTAAACGATTATTAGAATTGCGACAGTGGTCGAGTTGGATTACACCAGTAAGTGGTGCGCTATTGGTGGCATTTGGTGTGTTTTCTTTGTTGTCTCGGATTCCTGTGGGAATTTTTTGAGTGAGTACTTAGTGCTGAGTGCGTCGTAAGCTATCAGCTATCAGCTATAGCGGTTTTAAATTTGGTGAGGTACAGAGTTCCTGGTTTTAGGGAACAGGGAACAGCGGATCTGGGAACACGGTAAAAATCCTGTGTACCTCATTAGGCTAACAAACGCTATCTCAGCTAATGCGCTACGCGCACGCGTGCGCGTTCAGCTATCAGCTATCAGCTATCAGCGATTAGCGCAATGGACTTTTCTGGTGACTTTCAATTATCATTAATCTCGAACTATTAAATTCTATTGTTTGCGCAGGCTACGCTGGGTTTATTTTAAGCTGACCGCTGACCGCTGAATGCTACTGAGATTCTTTTCCTAAATCTGCTCATCTTATTAAGAAAGCAAGTAATTAACTAGACTGGATATGACTTTAGAAAACTCATCAGATAACTCATCAGAAAATTCATCAGATAACTCATCAGATAACTCATCATTGACTAGTAACAGTAGGTGGTGGCGTCGCTTAGTATCAGTGCTGGCTAACTTACGGTTAGCGATTATCTTGCTGCTTGCGATCGCATTATTTAGCATCAGCGGTACAGTTATCGAACAGGGGGAATCTCTGGCGTTTTACCAAGCCAATTATCCTGAAGACCCAGCCTTGTTTGGTTTCCTCAGCTGGAAGGTGTTGTTGCTCCTAGGGTTAGATCATGTCTACCGGACTTGGTGGTTTTTGTCCTTATTAGTGTTATTTGGTAGTAGTCTGACCGCTTGTACCTTCACTCGTCAATTTCCGGCTTTAAAAGCAGCCCGGAATTGGAAGTTTTACAAACAACCCCGCCAGTTTGGGAAACTTGCTTTGAGTGTAGAGTTGGACAAGGGGTCTTTTACTTCCCTCACGGAGTTGTTAGAGAAGCGTCGTTACAAGGTATTCCAAGAGGGGGATACTATGTACGCCCGTAAAGGAATTATCGGACGGATTGGTCCAATTGTAGTTCATGGCAGTATGTTGATTATCCTGGGAGGGTCAATTTGGGGCTCAATGACAGGATTTACGGCTCAGGAAATGGTTACCAGTGGCAATACATTCCAAGTTAGAAACATTATTGATGCCGGTCCGTTTGCTTGGCCCCAAATCCCCAAAGATTTGTCAGTACGGGTGAATCGCTTCTGGATTGATTACACTCCGTCAGGGGATATTGACCAATTTTACTCCAATCTGTCAGTTTTGGATAGTCAAGGTGAGGACGTTGACCAAGAGACTATTTATGTGAATAAGCCCCTAAAATATCGAGGTGTCACCTTTTACCAAACCGATTGGGGGATTGCTGGGGTTCAGGTGCAGTTGAATAATAGTCCAATTTTCCAGCTTCCCATGGCACAACTTCCCACTAATGGTGAGGGACGGATTTGGGGAACTTGGGTTCCCACAAAACCTGATTTAAGTGAAGGGGTATCCCTTTTAGCGAGGGATTTGCAGGGAACCCTGTTTGTCTATGATGGAACGGGTAATCTCGTTTCCACCGTTCGTCCTGGTATGGGGATTAAGGTCAATGGGGTGATACTTAAAATTAAAGATGTCATCGGCAGCACTGGCTTACAAATTAAAGCTGACCCCGGTATTCCCTTTGTATACACTGGCTTTGGCTTACTGATGTTAGGGGTACTGATGAGTTATGTCTCCCACTCTCAGATTTGGGCATTACAAAAAGGCGATCGCTTTTATATTGGTGGGAAAACCAATCGTGCTTTGGTCACCTTTGAACGGGAATTGATTGAGATTTTAGAGCAGGTCGGTGAATCCTCCCAGACCGTAGAACCTTTACTGGCTAAATCTGCTTAGTATATAGCGATGCAGCAACGGAACAGGGGAGGGTACTAAACAAAATCAGAAAGGATAACTGAGTAACCGAACCACTATGGTGATCAACCCAAACATCAAGGGCAAAGTTGGTGATGCTGGAGCCTAAGAGCTGATTTGTCAACTCGCACTAAACCTTGTAGGATAAGGTTTGCTCTAAACTAGAACAATTGAACTATTTAATACCCAAAAGACAATCATAGTAAGGCTTTCAAGCTTATTAATATTTACTTGACAAATTAGCTCTCATCATTAGATATATGACTACCAGGAACGGTATGGATTTCCACCTCTGAATCTGAATCGCTCAAACGCGCTTTTGCTCCTGCTTTCAGCAGTAAGAGGGGTTGAATTTTTTGTTGATACCAGTAATCCACCAGAACAAAAATGGTGGTTATCAGCGTTGGAAAGTCTATACTGTTCATAGGAGGTTTCCGGGTGGTCAGTGACATTTCCATCTTCGAGCCTCCTTTCTCTTGTGTCTAATTCACATTAGGCGTTAGTGATAAAATAATCAATGTCTGTCGCCTCTTCAATTGAACTTGCATCTCCTACGATAGCAAATGTTCTTTCTCCTTCTAGAGGAGACCTGAGGGGGTAAAATGCCAGCTAAAATCCTTACTGGGAGTACTTTAAGCCGATATGTTACTTAATCGGTGCCCCTGACCCAGGCGA includes:
- a CDS encoding ABC exporter membrane fusion protein, with product MEPKIGIKDQGLSKPLSRWVIVLAGVGILATVAASRYSLEMVRERPPEPVPSPITTPAIRAVTALGRLEPEGEVIQLAAPTTFQAPRVAQLLVKEGDKVGANQLIAIMENRDRLQADLERAKAEVKVSRANLEKVKAGAKSGTIAAQDAKIKRLEAEYRGQKEALQTRIDRLQTQLQETQQEKDATVRRLEAQLRNVQADFQRYDQLERDGAIAISELDSRRLNVETAQESVSEAIANRTQTISTLREQLKEAIVNRNQTLAVVEAQINEAKATLEEIKEVRLVDIRQAEAELEMAMAQVKQAEAELKFAYVHSPLDSQILKINTYPGETVDQEKGIVELGQTDQMMVVAEVYESDIGKVKLGQKVTIISESKAFEGKLNGSVVRIGQQIDKQDVLDTDPAADVDARVVEVDIRLNPEDSKTVADLTNSQVIVKIVISN
- a CDS encoding MarR family winged helix-turn-helix transcriptional regulator, yielding MFTKRDLPSEQELLNMARQYPELDIASVFTCLSFLKTTTEIYEAIDTHMGRYELSIGKFTVLMLLHKAGSLGLTPSECAQQAGVTRGTITGLLDGLERQGLVKRQPHPDDRRMLMVQLTPNGWQFLKQMLPDHFNRVTGLMAHLTGAEKKTFVKLLAKLRAGTPAMQSAEFQLTQ
- a CDS encoding cytochrome c biogenesis protein CcdA, with protein sequence MLDTFSTQLYQLQQFANNLVDSQLTHLSLVSIAIIFAAGLLTSLTPCMLSMLPITMGYIGGYENQGRLQAATQSVWFALGLATTLAALGIIAASIGRVYGQIGVGLPIIVSLIAIIMGLNLLEALPLQFPSWGGMDWISQEWPKGLRSYLIGLTFGLVASPCSTPVLATLLAWVVSTQDLVLGGALLLSYTAGYVAPLILAGTFTASIKRLLELRQWSSWITPVSGALLVAFGVFSLLSRIPVGIF
- a CDS encoding cytochrome c biogenesis protein, which codes for MTLENSSDNSSENSSDNSSDNSSLTSNSRWWRRLVSVLANLRLAIILLLAIALFSISGTVIEQGESLAFYQANYPEDPALFGFLSWKVLLLLGLDHVYRTWWFLSLLVLFGSSLTACTFTRQFPALKAARNWKFYKQPRQFGKLALSVELDKGSFTSLTELLEKRRYKVFQEGDTMYARKGIIGRIGPIVVHGSMLIILGGSIWGSMTGFTAQEMVTSGNTFQVRNIIDAGPFAWPQIPKDLSVRVNRFWIDYTPSGDIDQFYSNLSVLDSQGEDVDQETIYVNKPLKYRGVTFYQTDWGIAGVQVQLNNSPIFQLPMAQLPTNGEGRIWGTWVPTKPDLSEGVSLLARDLQGTLFVYDGTGNLVSTVRPGMGIKVNGVILKIKDVIGSTGLQIKADPGIPFVYTGFGLLMLGVLMSYVSHSQIWALQKGDRFYIGGKTNRALVTFERELIEILEQVGESSQTVEPLLAKSA